Part of the Cryptosporangium arvum DSM 44712 genome, TGCCGTTCCCGCCCGCCGACGGCCGACTCACGTTGCCGGCCAGCATCGGTGTCGTCGAACACGCGGCCAGCGACGCGAGCGCGGCCGATCTGATCCGCGCGGCCGAGCTGACCATGTACCGGGCCAAGGCCGAGCACCGGGGCCGCTGGGCCGTCTACGACCCGCACCGCAACGACCAGCGGGTCGCCCGCTACACGCTCGCCACCGAGATGGCGGCGGCGCTGGAGCGCGACGAGTTCGTGGTCGAGTTCCAGCCGCTGGTCGGGCTGGCCGACGGTGCGGTCGGCGGCGCCGAGGCGCTGGTGCGCTGGCGCCACCGCGAGCTCGGGTTGCTCTCGCCGAAGCGGTTCGTGGGGCTGGCCGAGGAGACCGGCGCCATCGTGCCGATCGGCCGGCGGGTGCTCGAGCTCGCGTGCCGGCAGGCTTCCCGCTGGCCGTCGGTCGGCCAGGAGCCGCCGTACGTCAGCGTCAATCTGGCCGCGGCCCAGCTCGCCGACCCGAACCTGGTCGACGACGTCGTCCGGGTACTGGAGGAGACCGGGCTGGAGGCGGGGCGGCTCCAGCTCGAGCTGGCCGCCGGAACCGTGACCACGGTGAACACCACACCGCTGCGGCGGCTCGCCGCGCTCGGCGTCCGGCTGGCAGTGGGTGACGTCAGCGCGGGGTGGGCCAACCTGCCGTTGCTGCGCGACTTCTCGATCGACGTGCTGAAGCTGTCCGGCGGGGTGGTGCAGCGCCTCACCGCCAGCGACCGCACCGCGCTCGACGACCAGATCCTGGAGTCGCTGCTCGTGCTGGCGCACGCGCTCGGTCTCCAGGTGGTGGCCGAGGGGATCGAGAGCGGCGAGCAGCGCGACCGGCTGCGGTCGCTGGGGTGCGACACCGGTCAGGGCTGGTACTACGCACCTGCGCTCGGACCCGAGGAGTTCATCCGGTATCTTCCGGGTTCTCCGGCCTTTGCTGGTCGGTGACGAGACCGCTACACGGTCGCCACGATGCGGTAATCACCTGGCATTTCCCTGTCGGTCAACCTCCGTTAACGTGGCAGTCAGCCTCGAGCTACCCGGGGAGGGGGCCACGTTGGGTGGACTGACCGTCGTGTCTCCCGTCGGATACGAACTCGGCCGCAACGCCAGGAGCAGGGTGTCCCGCTCCGCCCAGGCCGAGCTCGCGGACGACGGACGTAATCCGCTGACTCTTCTCGCCGCGGCCGACGAGCAGAGACTTCCGGAACTGCTGCCGCTCCGGTACGAGCGGATGGTCGCGTCGCCATTCAGCTTTTTCCGGGGCGCGGCCACGGTGATGGCTCACGATTTAGCCCTGCACCCGCACAGCGGTCTATTCGTGCAAGCGGGCGGAAACGCTCATCTGCAGAACTTCGGGATGTCGGGAACGCCGGATCGTCGGCTGGTTTTCGATCTGAACGATTTCGACGAGACGCTCGAAGCGCCGTTCGAATGGGATCTGAAGCGCCTGGTCAGCAGTGTCATTCTGGCGGCGCGCGCGAATCGCTTCAAGAACGGTGAGGCCACCACCGCCGCGGCCAGTGCGGCGGCGGGCTATCGCGACGCGATGAATGATTACGCAACGCAACGAGCGCTCGAGGTTTGGTACGACCGGATCGAAGTCGACGATCTGGCTCAACTACTCAAGCGCGGCCGGTCTTCGGTACCGACGTTGCAGGCGGTGGAGAAGGCTCGCAGCCGCGACCACATCAGCGCGGCGGCCAAGCTGACCGAGCGGGTCAACGGTGGCTGGCGGCTGCGTGAGGACCCGCCGCTGCTCACCCACGTCACGGACAGTTCCGACGAGGGCATGGACGAGGAACTGGTCCGCCGCTGCATCCGTGAGTACCGGCAGACGCTGCCGGCCGATCGGCGAGTTTTGCTCGACCGTTACACCTTCGTCGACTTCGCCCGGAAAGTCGTGGGTGTGGGAAGTGTCGGCAGCCGTTGTTGGGTCGTATTGCTGGCGGCCTCGCCGAACGATCCGCTTTTGCTCCAAGTGAAAGAAGCGGGTCAGTCGGTGCTCGAGTGGCATTTGACGCCGAGTCCGTACCGCAACGCCGGGCAGCGGGTCGTCGAAGGGCAGCGTTTGATCCAGGCCGCGCCCGACGTTCTGCTCGGGTGGTTCCGTGACCCGGCGGCGGGACACGACTACTACGTGCGTCAGCTGTGGGACGCGAAGGGCTCGTTCGACACGTCGACGTTCGACGCGCCAGGGCTGGCGAAGTACGCCCGGCTGTGCGGTCGTGTCCTCGCGCGGGCCCATGCCCGCAGCGGCGACCCGGCGGCGATCGCCGGTTACATCGGACAGAACGATCGGTTTGACCGGTCGGTGGTGAAGTTCGGCCAGCAGTACGCCGACCGCACCGAAACGGACTATGCGGTGCTGGTGGAGGCGGTGAAGAGCGGCGCGATGCCGGCGCCGCGCGTCCCGGCGCCCCCGCGAGCGGAACCGCGTCCGTTCAACGGCTCGCTCCGCGCCTGAGCGAACGTCCCCGCAGCCCCGAAGAGCTGCGGGGACGTACTGTTCTCAGGAGTAAACGCGCAGCACCCAGCGGCTGCCGGACCGCTCGCAGCGGAACGACTCCCAGGACGATCCCCGGTACCGCTGACCGATCAGGTGAGCCTCGTGGTAGCTGTCGTACCGGCCGTGGTCGCGCCACTGGTGCCGGTGGTGCCGGCGCCCCTCCCAGTGGGAGCGCTTCTTCCAGTGCTTCTTCCAGTGCCGCCGGTGCTCGCCGTGGCCGCGGCCCCAGCGGCGATCGTCGTGGTCACGGCCCCAGCGGCGATCGTCGCGGTCGCGGCCCCAGCGGTGGTCGTCGCGGTCGTGAGCGGCGGTGACCGTGGTCCGGCCGGTCGCGGTGGCCGCGTCGGCCGCCGGTGCCGACGCCAGCACGGTCCCCGCGGCGATCGCCAGACCGGCGACGGCGACGGCAAAGCGCTTGGTGCGGTCTCGCATGCCCTACCTCCCTCAAATGACGCTTTTCGGGCAGGGCGTACTCAACCATACCCTCACATTTCGGGCAAACTTCTTGAGGGTGTCGTTACAGATGTCTTCTGTGGAGGGTGGGGTGGAACGGGGTACGCACTGTCCTCTGTGGGGGCGGTGCGCCCGCAGTCGCATATTCCGGTATGGTCAACTGGCTGCTGAGTGCCGACGAGTCCGCGTCGCACTCCGGCCATTTAAGTTAAGTCGAGATTTCGGCAGGTGGCAGGCGAGGTGATCGCCCAGGGTGCGGGGTATTTCGTCGCGCTGAGTGAGGTCTGAAATACGCTCCGAAGGCATCGACGGAAGTTATTAATTGTTCTTACTTATCGGTAAGTTATGTCTGCGGATTCGGGCATAACGCAGAAAACGTACTGCTATTTATATTCCGACAGCATCGATCTCGCTGTGATTCTTGTGGTTAGCGGTGTGCATCTTGCGGTCGGGTTTATCGAAGAACTAGCTTCGTATGGCGCTGGTTTCTTGCTCGAGCGGGGCGGCCGGTGCAGAAGCTGGCCGCAGGGTCCACACGCAGGCGATGTTGGTGAAGGATGAGCGATGACTTCTCCCGGGTCCGGATCCCGGTTACGGTCCGCCCCATTGCGGGCGTTTGCGCCCCTAGCGCTGCAGCTTATTACGGTAATTTCCGTAATAGCGCTGTTCGCGTTGGTGTGGGGAACCCGCTCAGACGACAGTGACCTGCACTCCCGCGAACGCGACGGCGTCGAGTACGCCAAGGCGCTCGACAAGCTCCTTCCCGCCCTCGTCAACGCGCAGTCCAATGCGGTCAGTGGCAAGCCGGTCAAGAAGGAAGACTTCGCCGAGTCCCTGAACGCGGTGGCCGAGGTCGACGAGAAGTTCGGCTCCGACTTCGGGACGAGCAACCGCTGGTCCGGTCTCCGCGCCCGGATCGAGACGCTCCCCGAGCAGGGCGGCGACCAGAACGGCGCGTTCAAGAACTACGGCGAGGCCACCGACCTGCTGCTCGCGCTCTACCAGCGGGTCGCACAGGCTTCCGGTCTGCGCAGCGACGCCGACGGCGTCATCAGCTACCTGCAGGACGCCGCGCTCGAGGAGATCCCGCTGGCCGTCGTGTGGGCCGGCCGCTACCAGGACCAGGCGGTCATCGCGGGCGGGCTGCCCGACCTCGCGCGGGACGCCGCGCTGGAGACGTTCAACGACCAGCTCAGTCAGATCAACAACGCGCTGACCAGCCTCGCCGTCAGCCGCCAGCTGGTCTCGGAGTCCGGCGCCGACGTCGCGGCGGACATGGCCTCGGCCGTGGACAACTCCGACAGCGGCACGTTCAGCACCACGCTCCTGCAGAACCTGGACAACTTCCAGCGTGGCGTCGAGACTCTCGCTCCCCCGGGGCAGACCACGCTGAACTCGCTCCCGACCGCGAACACGGTCACCTCGCAGCGCATCGCCGCGCAGGAGGCGGCGGTCGCTCTGAGCCCGACGCTGCTCGACGAACTCGGCAAGCAGATCGACGACCGGAAGAGCACCGCCGACACCGGCCGGATCCTGGCGATCGCGCTGCTGGTGATCGCCGTACTCGCCGCGATCGCGAGCTTCGTGCTGATCCTGCTCGGCGGGCGCCGCTCGCGCGCCGAGTCGATCGACGGCCCGGGTCCGCAGGGCCCGCAGGCGCAACCCGGCCCGCGGGGCCAGCAGCAGCCGTACGGTCAGGGCAACCCGGACTACGCCGGTTACCCGGCCGGGCCGGACCAGATGGGCGGCGATCCGTACCTGAACAACCTGGACGCTGGACGCGACGCGAGGCGGGAGCGGGTCGGTGTTCCTCGATAGGCTCAAGATCAGTGGGAAGCTCGTCCTTCTGGCGATCATCCCGCTGTTGGCCGTGTCGGTCCTCGCGCTCTCGGTCATCGTGGGCCGGATCTCCGACGCCGACAACGCCAACGACAACTCCCGAGACATCCAGGCCGCTGGTGAAGTCGCCACCCTGGTCCGGGAACTGCAGGCAGAACGTCTGCTGACGATCGGCTTCCTCGCCGGTGGCTTCGCGACCAAGTCCGAGGTCCTCCAGCAGGAAGCGATCGTCGACGACCAGATCGCGACCGTGAAGGAGTCGATAAGCGACGAGTCGCCCCCGACCCTGGTGAAGGCCGTCGGCGACCTGAAGCAGCTGGTCGACCTGCGGAAAGAGTCGCTCGCGACGAACGTTCCGCAGACCGTCGTGTCGCAGCAGCTGACCGGTTTGATCAATTCGTTGATCGACGGTCTGCAGCTGTACCGGATCTCGGACGCGTCGACGTCGATCGGCCGGCAGATCCTCGCGATGGACTCCGCGCTGCACCTGGGAGAGCAGAACTCGCTCAACCTCGCGACGCTGACCCTGCTGCTCGCGACCCCCAACGCCACGCTGCTGAGCCAGTACGTGTCGGGCCTCGGTACGTCGTCCGAGTACACGAACGCCTACTTCCAGTACGCCAACCCGACCCAGGCGACGCTGTACCGCCTGGTCCAGACGGCGAACAACGCCCGTACGTCGACGGAGCTGGCCGACCTCGGTACCAAGGCCGACCTCGGCCGTGTCCGTGAGCTGCCCCTGGCCACGTACTTCCCGCGGTTCCAGTCCTTCCTCGGCCAGACGCGATACATCGAGACCAAGCTGGTGTCGGACATCGTGGCGGCCACCGAGAACCAGCGTCGGGACGCCATCGCGGCCGCCGCCGGTATCGGTGCCGCCCTGGTGCTGATCCTCGGCCTGGTGGGTGTGCTGACCCTGCTGGTCGGACGTCGGGTCTCGCAGCCACTCGTCGCACTGGCCTCGTCCGCCAACCGCATCGCCACCGCAGTCGAGACCGAGCTCACCCGGGTCGCTGACGACGAGTCCGAGGTCTTCGAACCCGTCCGACTCGACACGGTGAACACCACCGGTCGAGACGAGATCGGTGAGCTGGCCCGAGCGTTCGAGCAGGTGCAGGACACCGCGGCCCGGCTGGTCGAACGTCAGATCACCAGCCGCCGCAACGTCGCGACGATGTTCGGTCACATCGGACGCCGTACGCAGAACCTGATCGGTCGTCAGCTGTCGATGATCGACCGGCTGGAGCGGCAGGAGACCAACACCGAGCGGTTGAGCAGCCTCTACCAGCTCGACCACCTGTCCAGCCGCCTCAACCGGAACGCGGGTTCGCTCGTCGTTCTCTCCGGGTCGATGGCCACCGAGCAGGGTGGCGGCACGCCGCTCGCTCTCGGCGACATCGCCCGGCTCGCCCTGGGTGAGATCGAGGACTACACCCGAGTCGACATCGACGTCCCCGAGGACATCGTCGTGCAGCCGTCGGTCATCTCCGACCTCACGCTGATCTTCGCGGAGCTGATGGAGAACGCGACCGCGTACTCGCCGCCGCACACCCGGGTCACGCTCAGCGCCGAGGCCACCAGGGCCGGCGCTCAGATCCTGATCGTCGACCACGGCATCGGCATGGCGTCCGAGCGGTTGGCGGAAGAGAACGCCCGACTCGCCCGACGCGAACGCCTCGACCTGGCTCCCACCGAGGTGCTCGGTCTGTTCGTGACCGGCCGGCTGGCCCGGCGTCACGGCATCAGCGTCGCGCTGGTGCCGACGTCCGGCGGTGGTGTCACGGCGGTGCTGGCGCTGATCGAGCAGCACCTGGTGCCCTCGATCTACCAGGGCATCGCCACGGTCGAGGAGCCGCCGCGCGCGCTTCCGGCCGGCCCGCCGATGGGTCAGCCCGAGGTGCTGCGGGTGCCGAACACCGCGATGCCGGCCGACCCGGCGGCGACCCCGTCCTACGCCCAGCCCACCGGTGGGTTCCAGCAGCCGGCGGCCGTGGGGTACGACCAGCCCCAGTACGGGCAGCCCCAGTACGACCAGCCCCAGTACGGGCAGCCCCAGTACGAGCAGCCCCGTTACGACCAACCTCGCTACGACCAGCCGAACCCGGCCTACGAGCCGGCGCCGGTCTACGAGCAGCCGAACCCGGGCTACGAGCCGGCCGCGAACCTGCCGGTCGTGGCGTCGAACGCGATGTTCGACAACGTGGCGCTGGAGCGGGCGTCCCGGGCCATCTCGGCCGGGCCGTGGAACGCGTTCTCGGGCAACGAGGCACCGGTTCCCGGCCAGCGCGAGCCGGTCGACGTCGAGCCGGTAGGGGCCAGCGCGGCCCTGTACCGCAGCGACGCGCCACCCGCGCAGGCACCCGCGACCGACGTCTCGTGGTGGGACAACGCGCCGGGCGCCCGCCCGACCGAGCCGGTCCAGCCGGCTCAGCCGGCCGCGTTCCGGTCGCTGCCCGCGGCTCCGGCGCAACCGGCGGCTCGCCCCGCGCCGATCGCGCCGGCTCCGCCGATGCCGATCCCGCAGCCGATGGCGGCGCCCATCCCGCAGCCGCTGTCGACGTCGACGACGCAGCCGCTTCCGGTGCGTTCGGCTCCGGTCCCGGCGCAGCCGGCCGCGGCCGGTCCGCCGGCCGGATCGACGCTCCCGCGTCTGCAGCGACGGGTTCCGGGCGCCCAGCTCCCGGTCGGTGTCAACACGGCGGGCAAGCAGGCCGAGCCCCAGATCCTGGGCGACGCCGGTGACCCGGCCGCCGCTCGTGCGTTGATCGAGGAGTTCGAGGCCGGCGTCCGCAACGCGCAGCGGGCCGGTGACACCGGCCCGGTGCCGCAGATGGCCCCGCCGCCCTCGAACGGGTCGAACGGTTCCAACGGCTCACACGGATACGCACCCGGTCCGCGGCCGGGTTCGATGAGCGCACAGCAGGCGACGTTCGGCACCCCGCCCCCCGGGCCGGTGCACACGCCTCCTCCGGTCGCTCAACCGACGTGGAATTCGCAGCAGGCTGCCGGGCACGCTGCGCCTTCCAGGCACGTCCCCGCAGCAGCACCGGTCTCCCCTCCGGTGTTGCCGCAACGGCCCGCTCCGGCGGGCCCCCCACCGCAGCAGCAGGCCCAGCGCACCTCTGGTGGCCTGCAGCGGCGGGTGCCTGGAGCAACGCTCAAGAGTTTCACCAGCGGCCGGGGCGGCGCCTCGGTCACTGCAACACCGGTGGCGGACCCCGACGCCGCCCGGGCGTTGATCGAGCAGATCGAAGCAGGCGTGTCCCGCGCTCTCAACAGGGTCGTCGTCGACGACCATCAGCACGAAGGATCACCACGATGAACAGCTCCTACCGACCCAACGGCGGCGACCTGGCGACCGCCGGCCTCAGTGCCGAGGCGCAGACTTTCAACTGGTTGCTGGACTCCTTCTGCACAGGCACTGCCGGGGTCGTCGAGGCGGTGGCGGTATCGGCTGATGGTCTTCTGATGGCGAAGTCGGCCACCTCCGACCACGCGAACGCCGACCGCCTCGCGGCTGTCATCTCGGGTATGACGAGCCTCGCGGCCGGCGTCGCCGACACGTACAGCCTGGGCGGCCTGAACAAGGTCATCGTGGACCTCACCGGCGGTTACCTGCTGGCGACCGCGATCAGCCGCGGATCGGTGCTCGGTGTCATCGCCGACCGCACGGCCAACCTGGGCACGGTGGCCTACGAGATGACGCTGTTTGCGAGCCGTGCCGGAGCTGTGCTGACGCCGGCGCTGATCGTCGAACTGAAGAACTCCGTACAGTCATGAGGATCCTGGGCGGATCCGACGCAGAGGAACCGGCCTCCATCCGGCCGTATCTGAAGGCCTCGTCACTCTCCCCCTCCGGAGAGACGCCCAACAAGGCCAGCAACGTCGGTTCCGAGGCGTCCGGTGCGCAGCTGCGTCCCTTCGTCCTCACCTCCGGCCGGGTCACCGCCGACCCGGAGATCGGACTCGAGACCCAGGTGACGGCGGGTACTCGCGGTGGTCGGGTTCCGACCTCGCGGCTCTCGCCCGAACTCCGAGCCATCGTGACCCTCTGCGCCCAGCCCATCTCCGTGGCCGAGATCTCGGCCCGGCTCAAGCTCCACCTCGGCGTCGTCAAGATCCTGGTCGGTGACCTGCGGGCCACCGGCTATCTCGACGTGCACAACCATGATGTGAGCTCCCCTAACTCTCCCGAACTCATCCTGCGAGTGATCCGTGGACTCAGTGCCATTGTCTGACCGCACCGCATCAGCACCCGGCTCGAAGCCACCGCTCCCGGTAAAGATCGTCATCGCCGGTGGTTTCGGAGTCGGGAAGACCACGACGGTCGGTGCCATCTCCGACATCGCCCCGCTGACCACCGAGGCCGAGATGACCGAGGTGGCCGTCGGGATCGACATCCCTGGCCAACATTCGACAAAGAC contains:
- a CDS encoding DUF2252 domain-containing protein, which translates into the protein MSRSAQAELADDGRNPLTLLAAADEQRLPELLPLRYERMVASPFSFFRGAATVMAHDLALHPHSGLFVQAGGNAHLQNFGMSGTPDRRLVFDLNDFDETLEAPFEWDLKRLVSSVILAARANRFKNGEATTAAASAAAGYRDAMNDYATQRALEVWYDRIEVDDLAQLLKRGRSSVPTLQAVEKARSRDHISAAAKLTERVNGGWRLREDPPLLTHVTDSSDEGMDEELVRRCIREYRQTLPADRRVLLDRYTFVDFARKVVGVGSVGSRCWVVLLAASPNDPLLLQVKEAGQSVLEWHLTPSPYRNAGQRVVEGQRLIQAAPDVLLGWFRDPAAGHDYYVRQLWDAKGSFDTSTFDAPGLAKYARLCGRVLARAHARSGDPAAIAGYIGQNDRFDRSVVKFGQQYADRTETDYAVLVEAVKSGAMPAPRVPAPPRAEPRPFNGSLRA
- a CDS encoding sensor histidine kinase, whose translation is MFLDRLKISGKLVLLAIIPLLAVSVLALSVIVGRISDADNANDNSRDIQAAGEVATLVRELQAERLLTIGFLAGGFATKSEVLQQEAIVDDQIATVKESISDESPPTLVKAVGDLKQLVDLRKESLATNVPQTVVSQQLTGLINSLIDGLQLYRISDASTSIGRQILAMDSALHLGEQNSLNLATLTLLLATPNATLLSQYVSGLGTSSEYTNAYFQYANPTQATLYRLVQTANNARTSTELADLGTKADLGRVRELPLATYFPRFQSFLGQTRYIETKLVSDIVAATENQRRDAIAAAAGIGAALVLILGLVGVLTLLVGRRVSQPLVALASSANRIATAVETELTRVADDESEVFEPVRLDTVNTTGRDEIGELARAFEQVQDTAARLVERQITSRRNVATMFGHIGRRTQNLIGRQLSMIDRLERQETNTERLSSLYQLDHLSSRLNRNAGSLVVLSGSMATEQGGGTPLALGDIARLALGEIEDYTRVDIDVPEDIVVQPSVISDLTLIFAELMENATAYSPPHTRVTLSAEATRAGAQILIVDHGIGMASERLAEENARLARRERLDLAPTEVLGLFVTGRLARRHGISVALVPTSGGGVTAVLALIEQHLVPSIYQGIATVEEPPRALPAGPPMGQPEVLRVPNTAMPADPAATPSYAQPTGGFQQPAAVGYDQPQYGQPQYDQPQYGQPQYEQPRYDQPRYDQPNPAYEPAPVYEQPNPGYEPAANLPVVASNAMFDNVALERASRAISAGPWNAFSGNEAPVPGQREPVDVEPVGASAALYRSDAPPAQAPATDVSWWDNAPGARPTEPVQPAQPAAFRSLPAAPAQPAARPAPIAPAPPMPIPQPMAAPIPQPLSTSTTQPLPVRSAPVPAQPAAAGPPAGSTLPRLQRRVPGAQLPVGVNTAGKQAEPQILGDAGDPAAARALIEEFEAGVRNAQRAGDTGPVPQMAPPPSNGSNGSNGSHGYAPGPRPGSMSAQQATFGTPPPGPVHTPPPVAQPTWNSQQAAGHAAPSRHVPAAAPVSPPVLPQRPAPAGPPPQQQAQRTSGGLQRRVPGATLKSFTSGRGGASVTATPVADPDAARALIEQIEAGVSRALNRVVVDDHQHEGSPR
- a CDS encoding roadblock/LC7 domain-containing protein; translated protein: MNSSYRPNGGDLATAGLSAEAQTFNWLLDSFCTGTAGVVEAVAVSADGLLMAKSATSDHANADRLAAVISGMTSLAAGVADTYSLGGLNKVIVDLTGGYLLATAISRGSVLGVIADRTANLGTVAYEMTLFASRAGAVLTPALIVELKNSVQS
- a CDS encoding DUF742 domain-containing protein gives rise to the protein MRILGGSDAEEPASIRPYLKASSLSPSGETPNKASNVGSEASGAQLRPFVLTSGRVTADPEIGLETQVTAGTRGGRVPTSRLSPELRAIVTLCAQPISVAEISARLKLHLGVVKILVGDLRATGYLDVHNHDVSSPNSPELILRVIRGLSAIV